From Carya illinoinensis cultivar Pawnee chromosome 5, C.illinoinensisPawnee_v1, whole genome shotgun sequence, one genomic window encodes:
- the LOC122311186 gene encoding uncharacterized protein LOC122311186, translating to MACGSTLRFVFLAEPWRPVRLDRTFASASLRIRGSSTPTSSGKFRTLRARDFHTAKLITQLNCSHNETPSSSSQEDQGPPQEAVLKAISEVSKAEGRVGQTTNVVIGGTVADDSTKEWLALDQKVNSYPTVRGFTAIGTGGDDFVQAMVVAVESVIQQPIPEGRVRQKVSSRGKYVSVNIGPIQVVSSEQVQAVYNAMRRDERMKYFL from the exons ATGGCGTGCGGGAGTACGTTACGTTTCGTCTTTTTAGCTGAGCCGTGGCGACCCGTTCGTCTCGATCGAACCTTCGCTTCCGCTTCGCTGAGGATCCGTGGATCTTCTACGCCCACGTCGAGCGGGAAGTTCCGGACCCTCAGAGCCCGAGATTTTCACACGGCGAAACTAATAACTCAACTCAATTGCTCTCACAACGAAACCCCATCGTCGTCGTCTCAGGAAGACCAAGGCCCGCCTCAAGAGGCTGTTCTCAAAGCTATTTCAG AGGTCTCTAAGGCGGAAGGAAGAGTTGGACAAACCACAAATGTGGTGATTGGTGGCACCGTAGCAGACGATTCAACCAAGGAATGGCTCGCTTTGGATCAGAAG GTGAACTCATACCCAACAGTAAGAGGCTTTACAGCGATTGGAACTGGTGGTGATGATTTTGTGCAAGCTATGGTTGTTGCCGTTGAATCTGTAATCCAACAACCAATCCCCGAG GGTCGTGTCAGGCAGAAAGTTTCATCAAGAGGCAAATATGTATCGGTTAACATTGGACCCATTCAAGTCGTTTCTAGTGagcag GTCCAAGCTGTATACAATGCCATGAGGAGAGATGAACGGATGAAGTACTTTTTATAG
- the LOC122308826 gene encoding alpha-ketoglutarate-dependent dioxygenase alkB: MYGSARVSDDSDRTAFRKAEKKYKLYYDDTSKSSKKKKQPKRVDLSEVLDFKSILKSQVENGDLLPGIIHLQSDLDRPVFCLESRPGFFFIPEALSVEEQCQWIRESLNNFPQPPNRTNHNAFYGPIQDLFIAANENKVLVEEVSVPTSVESNSGPSVSNNNVHRWKFYGEHAMSSGGNPCKSVSAAVLLRKLRWSTLGLQFDWSKRNYDVSLPHNKIPVALCQLAKRMAEPAMLKEEQFQPEAAIVNYFGIGDTLGGHLDDMEADWSKPIVSMSLGCKAIFLLGGKSREDPPLAMFLRSGDIVLMAGEARECFHGVPRIFTDKEHAEITPIELQFSHEDDHCFLEYIRTSRININIRQVF; the protein is encoded by the exons ATGTACGGATCGGCGAGAGTCTCCGACGACTCTGACCGAACCGCATTCAGAAAAGCCGAGAAGAAGTACAAGCTTTACTACGACGACACTTCCAAATCCTCCAAAAA gaaaaaacaaccaaaacgaGTGGATTTATCCGAGGTCCTCGATTTTAAGTCCATCCTAAAATCTCAAGTTGAGAATGGAGATCTTCTACCAGGAATAATCCATCTTCAAAGCGATCTCGATCGTCCCGTGTTCTGCTTGGAAAGCCGTCCTG GGTTTTTCTTCATTCCTGAAGCATTAAGTGTAGAAGAACAATGCCAATGGATAAGGGAGAGCTTAAACAACTTCCCCCAGCCTCCGAATAGAACAAATCACAATGCATTTTATGGGCCTATACAGGACTTATTTATTGCtgcaaatgaaaacaaagtaTTAGTTGAAGAAGTAAGTGTTCCCACTAGTGTAGAGTCCAATAGTGGTCCTTCCGTCAGCAACAACAACGTCCATAGATGGAAATTTTATGGAGAACATGCAATGTCTTCGGGAGGAAATCCATGCAAATCAGTTTCAGCCGCTGTTCTTTTGCGGAAGTTGCGTTGGAGCACCCTTGGCTTGCAATTTGACTGGTCCAAA CGAAACTATGATGTGTCTCTACCGCACAACAAGATCCCTGTTGCACTCTGCCAATTAGCTAAAAGAATGGCGGAACCTGCAATGCTCAAGGAGGAACAATTCCAGCCAGAAGCTGCAATAGTGAACTACTTTGGGATAG GTGATACACTTGGGGGCCACCTTGATGACATGGAAGCCGATTGGAGCAAACCTATAGTAAGCATGAg TTTGGGCTGCAAAGCTATTTTCCTTCTAGGAGGAAAGTCGAGAGAGGATCCTCCTTTGGCAATGTTCCTTCGGAGTGGTGATATTGTTCTTATGGCTGGAGAGGCAAGGGAATGCTTTCATG GTGTGCCCCGGATATTCACAGACAAGGAACATGCTGAAATCACCCCCATTGAGTTGCAATTTTCACATGAAGACGATCATTGTTTCTTAGAATATATCAGAACTTCAAGAATCAATATAAATATCAGACAAgtcttttaa